Proteins encoded in a region of the Oncorhynchus clarkii lewisi isolate Uvic-CL-2024 chromosome 18, UVic_Ocla_1.0, whole genome shotgun sequence genome:
- the LOC139372371 gene encoding armadillo-like helical domain-containing protein 2, producing MIQRIALFYSNHIKNYLFPNDEGSDEGNKNLHYKKIRLAGQDIQNTELPLEKRVLAVHNIGLLGYTGGYAAATCAAEYMPAMADFLKQHSLSDDQRISVLEGLSGVCYVHLTNQKQAHSIGLYATLQELMDPTCPLSLSTKAKMWSCYLLNILCCNNIPVIRTLVGSQSLRLTLEALEGQDWYGWPKNYARELLCMLGFWAPQVVTALGAGQVTVQNYGS from the exons ATGATTCAGCGAATTGCATTATTTTACAGCAACCATATCAAAAACTACCTGTTTCCCAATGATGAGGGGTCTGATGAAGGCAATAAGAACTTGCACTATAAGAAGATTAGACTAGCAGGCCAGGACATTCAGAACACAGAACTGCCTCTGGAGAAGAGAGTACTGGCAGTCCACAACATTGGCCTACTGGGATACACAG GTGGCTATGCAGCAGCAACCTGTGCTGCAGAGTACATGCCAGCCATGGCAGACTTCCTCAAGCAGCACAGCCTGTCAGATGACCAGAGGATCTCTGTGCTAGAGGGGCTGTCTGGTGTCTGTTATGTCCACTTGACCAACCAGAAGCAGGCCCACTCAATAGGCCTCTACGCCACACTACAG GAGCTGATGGACCCCACCTGCCCACTGTCTCTATCCACCAAGGCTAAAATGTGGAGCTGCTACTTGCTCAACATCCTGTGTTGTAACAACATCCCAGTTATACGCACCTTGGTGGGGTCACAGAGCCTGAGGCTGACCCTAGAGGCTCTGGAGGGACAGGACTGGTACGGCTGGCCGAAGAACTATGCCAGGGAACTGCTCTGCATGCTAGGGTTCTGGGCACCACAGGTTGTTACAGCACTAGGCGCAGGACAGGTTACAGTGCAAAACTATGGCTCTTAA